A DNA window from candidate division WOR-3 bacterium contains the following coding sequences:
- a CDS encoding phospholipase D-like domain-containing protein: MLKVTWLVTVASGLVFAGNLLVNPGFEDWLDDSTPAGWSVENRSKTGVFRETDTVFQGRSSCQFVRRELAAGNNYGLIQRVPVQAGLWYVLSCRTWDDNPEVSIGVGVSWRKQDSTYISSSGTTYSRDSSGWVSVRDSVRAPAQAAWADFRVRTYAPSGMSQRRRCFLDEMWFGTADPDPDTVRVWFAKDSLALRLIDFIGQARYSLDYCHYNSSRADVVQAIIDAHRRGVKVRIVTDNTRLDDSWVQQVRAEGIRVWSDSIGPSPDDLMHNKFAVRDLADDDSTNDWVWVASYNPNEGELRADCALEIPHSGLARAYRLEFEQMWGGTGPDPEPANAKFHSAKKDVQPTHQFLLDGYPACVYFSPQDRPVDTIARLTAQAQRHVLFGIFAFTHDGLGDAMIGRWQDSVWVGGVIDKSGLFAQGAEYPRLVANGIPVYEDSVPFGEKIIHEKIMVIDSCTTVAGSANWSGAGNAQNDENVIVTGSPGIAQRFLAELTQRFWEATHPGIKGDKRTGFRHQPTGPTLVRSLDRLPSGVLITDVCGRVVQERKRPSPGVYYVGSAHELLEAGGSIPRRFVVVR; the protein is encoded by the coding sequence ATGCTCAAGGTAACGTGGCTCGTAACTGTTGCCAGCGGTCTTGTCTTTGCCGGCAATCTGCTTGTGAATCCTGGGTTTGAGGACTGGCTCGACGATTCGACGCCGGCCGGATGGTCAGTTGAAAACCGGTCGAAGACTGGAGTATTCAGGGAAACGGACACAGTGTTTCAGGGCCGGAGTTCATGCCAGTTTGTGCGACGTGAACTTGCTGCGGGTAACAACTACGGTCTGATTCAGCGGGTTCCAGTCCAGGCCGGATTATGGTACGTCCTGTCCTGCCGTACCTGGGACGATAATCCTGAAGTGTCGATTGGTGTCGGGGTGAGTTGGCGCAAGCAGGATTCTACCTATATTTCAAGCAGCGGCACGACCTATTCCCGGGACTCTTCGGGCTGGGTTAGTGTGCGGGACTCGGTGCGTGCGCCAGCCCAGGCGGCGTGGGCTGATTTCCGGGTGCGGACGTATGCGCCGTCCGGCATGAGCCAGAGGCGACGCTGCTTCTTGGACGAGATGTGGTTTGGCACTGCGGACCCGGATCCAGACACGGTAAGAGTGTGGTTTGCTAAGGACAGTCTGGCGCTTCGATTGATTGACTTTATTGGCCAGGCGCGCTACTCGCTGGACTACTGTCACTACAACTCTTCCCGGGCCGACGTAGTGCAGGCGATAATTGACGCCCACCGCCGGGGGGTGAAGGTACGAATTGTGACCGACAACACCCGGCTGGACGATTCTTGGGTTCAACAGGTGCGGGCTGAAGGCATCAGGGTCTGGTCGGACTCAATTGGCCCGAGTCCCGACGACCTTATGCACAACAAGTTCGCAGTGCGTGACTTGGCTGATGATGATTCAACCAACGATTGGGTATGGGTAGCTTCCTACAATCCCAACGAAGGTGAGCTGCGGGCCGACTGCGCGCTGGAGATTCCGCATTCCGGGCTGGCACGGGCCTACCGGCTAGAGTTTGAGCAGATGTGGGGTGGAACCGGGCCAGACCCCGAGCCGGCGAACGCGAAGTTCCACAGTGCCAAGAAAGACGTCCAGCCGACTCACCAATTCTTGCTCGACGGCTACCCAGCGTGCGTCTATTTCTCGCCCCAGGACCGGCCGGTAGATACAATCGCCCGGCTGACCGCACAGGCGCAGCGCCACGTCCTGTTCGGAATATTCGCCTTTACCCACGATGGACTTGGTGACGCGATGATTGGTCGGTGGCAGGACTCGGTCTGGGTCGGCGGGGTGATCGACAAGAGCGGGCTATTTGCTCAGGGTGCGGAGTACCCGCGGCTTGTCGCGAACGGGATTCCAGTGTACGAGGACTCGGTGCCTTTCGGCGAGAAGATAATCCACGAGAAGATAATGGTAATTGACTCTTGTACCACCGTCGCGGGCTCGGCCAACTGGTCCGGCGCAGGCAATGCTCAGAACGATGAGAATGTCATTGTCACCGGTTCACCAGGAATTGCGCAACGGTTTCTGGCCGAGTTGACCCAACGGTTCTGGGAGGCCACGCATCCGGGCATCAAGGGGGACAAGAGAACAGGCTTTAGGCACCAGCCGACAGGGCCGACACTGGTGCGCAGTTTGGATCGGCTGCCTTCGGGTGTGCTGATTACCGATGTGTGCGGGCGGGTGGTACAGGAGCGCAAACGGCCGTCGCCGGGAGTCTATTACGTTGGTTCGGCACATGAGCTGCTGGAAGCGGGCGGTAGTATCCCACGCCGATTTGTGGTCGTGCGCTGA
- a CDS encoding TldD/PmbA family protein, with translation MLEKLKAMLSGIAADYADLRYELVRETKFSFNGRELTGLSSSSTDGYVLRVLAGGGMSSIAFTKPEDAAEAVATCIQNAKLVGRQAKEPVRLARTEVVKAVFRPTLDIDPRKVSIDEKLAQTRKYNDMALASKKVATTQLGYGELTREKTFVSTEGTEIEEELVTVRILGSIISREGTLTQTVRVGFGGSDGYGRLVGREADMAQRVKLAEDLLSAEPVKAGTYRVVLDQKLAGVFTHEAFGHFSEADLIEDSPTMREKMKIGAKLGSDVVNIKDDPTMPNQLGFYKYDDEGVAARPTQLMKNGVLVGRLHSRRTAAAFGEPLSGHCVAEDYRYAPIIRMGNIYIEPGPYRLEELLEKLGDGLYLCNAMGGQTSGENFTFGAQYGFVVKNGKSGQMVRDINIGGNLYHTLESIKAVGNDLKLGEIGGCGKGQTNIRSSHGAPHVLVEDLVIGGR, from the coding sequence ATGCTTGAGAAACTGAAGGCGATGCTTTCAGGGATTGCGGCCGATTATGCCGACCTGCGTTACGAACTGGTACGTGAGACCAAGTTCAGTTTCAACGGCAGGGAGCTGACCGGGTTGTCGTCGAGTTCGACCGATGGGTATGTGCTGCGGGTTCTTGCTGGCGGCGGGATGTCCAGCATCGCATTCACTAAGCCCGAGGATGCGGCCGAGGCTGTTGCCACCTGCATCCAGAATGCGAAGCTGGTTGGCCGGCAGGCCAAGGAGCCGGTGAGACTTGCTCGAACCGAGGTGGTGAAAGCGGTGTTTCGGCCCACGCTCGATATTGACCCGCGCAAGGTAAGCATTGATGAGAAGCTGGCTCAAACCCGCAAGTACAACGATATGGCACTGGCGAGCAAAAAGGTAGCAACGACGCAGCTTGGTTACGGCGAGCTCACCCGGGAGAAGACCTTTGTCAGTACCGAGGGTACGGAAATAGAAGAAGAGCTCGTCACGGTGCGTATCCTTGGCAGTATCATATCCAGGGAAGGCACGCTGACGCAGACCGTGCGGGTCGGATTTGGCGGCAGTGACGGGTATGGCAGACTTGTCGGTCGCGAGGCCGACATGGCGCAGCGGGTGAAGCTGGCCGAAGATTTGCTCTCAGCCGAGCCGGTCAAGGCCGGAACTTATCGGGTAGTTCTGGACCAGAAGCTTGCCGGCGTGTTCACCCACGAGGCGTTCGGACATTTCTCTGAGGCGGACCTGATTGAGGACTCGCCCACCATGCGGGAGAAGATGAAGATAGGCGCAAAGCTGGGCAGCGACGTGGTGAACATCAAGGACGACCCGACCATGCCGAATCAGCTTGGGTTCTACAAGTACGATGATGAGGGCGTCGCAGCCCGACCTACGCAACTGATGAAAAACGGTGTCCTTGTGGGCCGGCTGCATTCCCGCCGGACCGCGGCCGCATTCGGCGAACCGCTGTCCGGTCACTGCGTCGCCGAGGACTACCGGTACGCGCCGATAATCAGAATGGGCAACATTTACATAGAGCCGGGGCCGTACAGACTGGAAGAACTCCTGGAGAAGCTGGGAGACGGCCTGTACCTGTGCAACGCGATGGGCGGACAGACTTCAGGCGAGAACTTCACTTTTGGTGCGCAGTATGGCTTTGTCGTGAAAAACGGCAAATCCGGTCAGATGGTGCGTGACATCAACATCGGCGGCAACCTGTATCACACGCTGGAAAGCATCAAGGCAGTAGGTAATGACCTGAAGCTCGGAGAAATCGGTGGCTGCGGCAAAGGTCAGACCAACATCCGCTCCAGCCACGGTGCGCCGCACGTACTGGTTGAAGACCTGGTGATTGGAGGCAGATAA